One Glycocaulis abyssi DNA window includes the following coding sequences:
- a CDS encoding RsmB/NOP family class I SAM-dependent RNA methyltransferase: MTAKRRPNAAARPRPRPLTAREAALKAFLSMEADGAALDSALSAQPGYKAMEARDRAFARAILSAAIRRRGTLEAAYNSFLDKPLRPREVFGRAVLTLASAELLVLMTPPHAVVDGWVRITGAAEEGRRLKGLVNAVLRRVSERGAEAFIAADPLIDLPDWLRARWCEIYGEDTARAMALARAGAPPLDLSVKPGFDAASFASEIGGELLPTGTIRKEGIGDVTALPGFEAGNWWAQDAAAALPVKLLAPKAGERIADICAAPGGKTLQLAAAGADVIAVDRSEARLKRVSQNLARTGLKAQIITADATSWQPDEKLDAVLLDAPCSATGTLRRRPDVAWSKSEADIASLAALQAQLLDNAFAMLRPGGRLIYCTCSLEPEEGEDQIAAFLARTPEARREPVSADELPGLGDALTPDGDVRTRPDMWAETGRLDGFFIARLVGQP, encoded by the coding sequence ATGACAGCCAAACGCCGGCCGAACGCCGCCGCTCGCCCCAGACCCCGCCCCCTGACCGCCCGTGAGGCGGCGCTGAAAGCCTTTCTGAGTATGGAGGCCGATGGCGCGGCGCTCGATAGCGCGCTCTCCGCTCAACCCGGTTACAAGGCCATGGAGGCGCGCGACCGCGCCTTTGCCAGAGCCATCCTCTCTGCCGCCATCCGCCGCCGGGGCACGCTGGAAGCGGCCTACAACAGCTTCCTCGACAAGCCCTTGCGTCCACGCGAGGTGTTTGGCCGGGCCGTGCTCACGCTGGCATCCGCCGAGCTATTGGTGCTGATGACGCCGCCGCACGCGGTGGTGGATGGCTGGGTGAGGATTACAGGTGCCGCCGAAGAGGGCCGCCGCCTGAAAGGGCTGGTGAACGCCGTGCTGCGCCGGGTGTCAGAACGGGGTGCGGAGGCGTTTATTGCCGCTGATCCGCTCATCGATCTGCCGGACTGGCTGCGCGCGCGATGGTGCGAGATTTACGGCGAGGACACGGCCCGCGCGATGGCGCTGGCCAGAGCCGGTGCCCCGCCGCTGGACCTCTCCGTGAAGCCCGGTTTCGATGCTGCCAGCTTTGCGAGCGAAATCGGCGGCGAGTTGCTCCCCACCGGCACGATACGCAAAGAGGGGATTGGCGATGTCACCGCCCTGCCGGGTTTCGAGGCCGGAAACTGGTGGGCGCAGGACGCAGCCGCCGCGCTGCCGGTAAAGCTGCTGGCCCCGAAGGCGGGTGAGCGCATCGCCGATATCTGCGCGGCGCCGGGCGGCAAGACGCTGCAACTGGCCGCAGCCGGGGCGGATGTCATCGCGGTTGACCGGTCAGAAGCGCGCCTGAAGCGCGTCAGCCAGAACCTTGCCCGCACCGGGCTGAAGGCGCAGATCATCACCGCCGACGCCACCAGCTGGCAGCCCGATGAGAAACTCGACGCCGTATTGCTGGACGCGCCATGCAGCGCGACCGGCACGCTGCGCCGCCGCCCGGATGTGGCATGGAGCAAGAGCGAAGCCGACATCGCCAGCCTTGCCGCCCTGCAGGCCCAGCTGCTCGACAATGCGTTTGCCATGCTGAGGCCCGGCGGGCGGCTGATCTACTGCACCTGCTCGCTGGAGCCGGAAGAGGGCGAAGACCAGATCGCTGCCTTCCTGGCCCGCACGCCCGAAGCCCGCCGCGAACCCGTAAGCGCCGATGAATTGCCCGGTCTTGGCGATGCTCTCACGCCCGACGGCGATGTGCGCACGCGGCCCGATATGTGGGCGGAGACAGGCAGGCTGGACGGCTTCTTCATCGCGCGGCTGGTGGGGCAGCCCTAA